Proteins encoded in a region of the Bacteroidota bacterium genome:
- the trpC gene encoding indole-3-glycerol phosphate synthase TrpC, producing the protein MSILDRIVADTRDLVQRRKAHVPAAVLEARPAFRAPTLSLADALRRPAISNGDPTAPPAVIAEIKKASPSEGVIRPEFDVPGIARQYKTAGAAAISVLTEPTHFQGALGNLDTARFATDLPLLRKDFIVDEYQLLEARAFGADAVLLIAAVLDAVELRDLHQTATDLGLSCLVEVYDPSELAKLDLDAIKILGVNNRDLRTFEVDIDHSVRVLERVPDHIVRVSESGLKTADDLAHVRRGGVDAVLIGTAFMRAAKPGDALQALVEGTQRRLASPLRIAV; encoded by the coding sequence ATGTCCATCCTCGACCGCATCGTCGCCGACACGCGCGACCTCGTCCAACGCCGCAAGGCCCACGTCCCCGCCGCCGTCCTCGAAGCGCGCCCCGCCTTCCGCGCGCCCACGCTCTCGCTCGCCGACGCACTGCGGCGCCCTGCTATCAGCAACGGGGACCCCACGGCACCGCCCGCTGTCATCGCCGAGATCAAGAAGGCCTCGCCGTCCGAGGGCGTCATCCGGCCCGAGTTCGACGTACCAGGCATCGCGCGACAGTACAAGACCGCCGGAGCCGCCGCCATCAGCGTGCTCACCGAGCCCACGCACTTTCAGGGCGCGCTCGGCAACCTCGACACGGCGCGGTTTGCGACGGACCTCCCGCTCCTGAGGAAGGACTTCATCGTCGACGAATACCAACTGCTCGAAGCTCGTGCCTTCGGGGCAGACGCGGTGCTCCTGATCGCAGCGGTGCTGGATGCTGTCGAACTGCGCGACCTGCACCAGACCGCGACCGACCTCGGACTGAGTTGCCTCGTGGAGGTCTACGACCCCAGTGAACTCGCTAAGCTGGACCTCGATGCCATCAAGATCCTCGGTGTCAACAACCGCGACCTCCGCACCTTCGAGGTCGACATCGACCACAGCGTACGCGTGCTGGAGCGCGTGCCGGACCACATCGTGCGCGTGAGCGAGAGCGGGCTCAAGACGGCTGACGACCTCGCCCACGTTCGTCGAGGGGGCGTCGATGCCGTGCTCATCGGCACCGCGTTCATGCGAGCAGCGAAGCCTGGCGACGCACTACAGGCCCTCGTCGAAGGGACCCAGCGCCGCCTGGCCTCGCCGCTGCGCATCGCGGTGTAG